The Magnolia sinica isolate HGM2019 chromosome 9, MsV1, whole genome shotgun sequence genome contains a region encoding:
- the LOC131256610 gene encoding uncharacterized protein LOC131256610 isoform X1: MANRNVSRRELLDRWRGIEEEDDGDSNPLKQLQIRHAKEAWFSDAFNFLISLSNETHIWCGCWDLMGPLLETFYQHFKDNNKDSPLKLLWKRISQELRQCTQCICQHHQAQETYSTEYEAETVAPLLAVLQSMDEERVTEHLKEINARIARRDYDPEIHNAEVVSIMFEVLSFPILLDDQSLVSEFQIFIEAIDNSHELTLAGHQQYPGVYALLFLKSGRARSIGFRLAGSMGKLRRAVDLEPLQPLLKKCISLLETEILPSTSETSRSRVQLERLTVWLGIKSLLGFLEPLAFEEGILERHPIFLTIVLNHVSDDTLEFTYAINCLRLLFEMLGCKLWLRTTFSPSVMRNTLLGQCFHTRNEKSHKEIFDIFQPFLQSLEALQDGEHEKQRRHFLYFLLHQVSQSSNFSILMRKKACKIALLIIHRGYTMDPPCPPFECAHMWGPPLVCSLKDSSLHSSLRQPAFDLIHTIIVSDASSLVTLKLKYHVPLSIDTSISADFNDEEDELPLSHDVEEKESSCWNEFSVQSKLTSRECKEWMCIPMLWFDVLIGLDPSTLPISFSKVVFWALSRFSTVEPESSTEMTLSVRDWVSAYAGKISASFGWETPNGSDDGGGGKESRNSVKASTLCIPLIRTFKRCAAHFVVQVEQGDLRKQWTWEPRMAESLILLLVDPNDNVRQVGRVILEHVSKTRGLSSGLQFLCSSASSLSAVYLGLRHAMKLVLLDSVLSNFHNLHHLFFVIRKLLKEVVSSPQKLPNNSINDSNSSKFLSGGGFLHQPSFDSPISTPGSLSNAVDLKSWDKFCCLLSGILWPSILKCLVEGKAFIESKTSQMTCVRVLEMLPVIFERLSSSMFKLFGNSEILACGVYDFKWLRDLMDWGKSSLVVLSRHWKQCVLSLLSLLKDACYDSAFTIGAIERLISCDTVAMDDLKDQVSRLSVSLSIETADFVEKKTLKPKASVFEGLSFERKDAVTAPSSYDNKDVHVQDKVVKSKSRIENKVIVLSDDEAENLVCPDVVILSCSRSTQDTSGVKKSAAIGMLPNADQGKPKPMRVTSSKNLLDAFQFTEVAGHAGLPSRKQDPDAPKNKLPSKLPSFGRTPASLVHSRGIDYKKQENDMSLFQDIADSAHKNTYDRPVHNKSLDQSGSIRTHVTNVDPEEKDIVKKELIHYGEGDPWERALKAAGSSKLLLAKSVVAVPKLQPINDPWERALKASGSSKALLAKSGVTVPKLQTVDEKKQERKACDVSDTFPPRNNTDSVFEDVSNQTVHPKSSGQACTVGSSRTDEDLETRDTVIKELICDTENDPWERALKLAARPQSTKPGVSVAKRQVIQLTMPMGNKSGRFQRMDAAVKRFKPPRLDDWYRPILEIDYFSAVGLSSANEDENATITNFKEVPLCFLSPDHYMEIFRPLILEEFKAQLQNSYVEASSTEMCCGRLCILSVERIDDFHLIRCIPDDGESASSRGCSENDLVLLTKTPPQSSAQNIHVIGKVERREKDNRSRSNILVIRFYLQNSSLRLNKAKRLLVERSKWYVSRIMSLTPQLREFQALSSVKDIPMLPVILNPVDQYVSCSELKTIELGKLSLPMQQVLKSSFNDRQLQAISVAIGTHDSKKAFELSLVQGPPGTGKTKTIVAIVSGLLALGASKKNDSSKTFTSSSRPVSTTGINPRTQISQSVAIARAWQDAAFAKQLAKEGEKSSGSIESSSRGRVLLCAQSNAAVDELVSRISTDGLYGNDGKMYKPYLVRVGNAKTVHPSSLPFFIDTLVEQRLAEEKMNGSDAKNDTDSDSSMALRSKLEKLVDSIRFYESKRANLRDGNVDAKSLSEDGDLKEDAKQEMSDEVIGVKLKVLYAQKKAICVDLAAAQSRERRSSEEVKALKHKLRKAILREAEIVMTTLSGCGGDLYGVCSEPISGYRFGNPSEDSLFDAVVIDEAAQALEPATLIPLQLLKSNGTKCIMVGDPKQLPATVLSNVASKFLYECSMFERLQRAGHPVIMLTEQYRMHPEICQFPSLHFYENKLVNGNQMGSKSAPFHESVYLGPYVFFDVIDGVEQHGKNSGGLSLYNESEANAAVEVLRFFKKRYPSEFFGGRIGIITPYKSQLSLLRSRFNNAFGPGATADMEFNTVDGFQGREVDILILSTVRASDQSVKAPGINSRVIGFVADVRRMNVALTRAKLSLWIVGNSRTLETNINWAALLNNAKERDLVISMERPYESILRKQSSSSMRKLSPTSLDSHSRHLKHAKKVENKGRQSIKETGINAEYAHEGSTKKLDRRGEKRKGRHISDCDSRTVRKHRTSADGDSPSAVFPPQDCGPPKDVKSTTAGRREDKVEKIEEQQGNFASVVCTGKRKDTSEKSSEGIRADVQPEKDASIKTPRWEASKTRLTSSGHGTSGDLSWRNSKLSPPSSEGGHQEKGENIEEQQDNLARVVRRGKEKDTSKKVRSQGVCSDLQSEKDASVRSSKHEGDGKKVGEQQANLAHVVHTGKEKDTSENLSKCLCPDVQLEKEASVRTSRRAASKRKSTSSERGVSGDSSQSNLKLSLPSAESSHQEKEVNGGGKASTQAGSPKDLIALRKKQREAVEALLSSALLTSKKPESLSKPAPAKRPLSPSAASRDVIKPPKPSKAQPSASTNQPQERATGSVRPQNPHSQNMRNHSAHEKDLNEAWESFKDLIRD; the protein is encoded by the exons ATGGCGAATAGAAACGTAAGCCGAAGAGAGCTTTTGGATCGATGGAGAGGCATCGAAGAAGAAGACGACGGCGATTCGAATCCGTTGAAGCAGCTTCAGATTCGCCATGCAAAGGAGGCATG GTTTTCAGATGCATTCAACTTCCTGATTTCTTTGTCAAACGAAACACACATCTGGTGTGGTTGCTGGGATTTGATGGGGCCTCTCCTGGAGACTTTCTACCAACACTTCAAGGACAATAATAAGGATTCCCCTCTCAAACTTCTATGGAAAAGAATTTCGCAAGAACTGAGACAATGTACACAGTGCATTTGTCAGCACCATCAAGCTCAGGAAACATATAGTACAGAGTATGAAGCAGAAACTGTTGCCCCCCTTCTTGCTGTGTTACAAAGTATGGATGAGGAAAGGGTGACTGAACACCTTAAAGAGATCAATGCAAGGATAGCCAGGAGAGACTATGACCCTGAGATACACAATGCTGAAGTTGTTAGCATCATGTTCGAA GTGTTATCGTTTCCTATTCTGTTAGATGATCAATCTTTGGTTAGTGAGTTTCAAATCTTTATCGAGGCGATTGATAATTCTCATGAACTAACTTTGGCTGGGCATCAACAATATCCG GGTGTATATGCACTTCTTTTCCTCAAAAGTGGAAGGGCTCGATCGATTGGTTTTCGTCTCGCTGGATCCATGGGAAAGTTGAG GAGAGCAGTAGACTTGGAACCCTTGCAGCCATTGTTGAAGAAATGCATCAGCCTTTTGGAGACTGAAATTTTGCCATCAACGTCTGAGACGTCAAGGTCAAGGGTGCAGCTTGAACGGTTGACTGTATGGCTTGGAATCAAATCATT GCTTGGGTTCCTAGAGCCTCTGGCATTTGAAGAAGGAATATTGGAACGACATCCCATTTTTCTTACTATTGTACTCAACCACGTCAGTGATGATACGCTTGAATTCACCTATGCCATTAATTGCTTGAGGCTACTCTTTGAAATGCTTG GATGCAAGCTCTGGCTAAGGACTACATTTTCACCTAGTGTGATGCGCAACACACTATTGGGTCAGTGTTTCCATACTAGAAACGAGAAAAGCCATAAAGAAATTTTTGATATTTTCCAGCCATTTTTACAG TCTCTTGAAGCTTTGCAGGATGgagaacatgaaaagcagcgcAGGCATTTTCTCTACTTTCTCCTCCATCAAGTATCTCAGAGTAGCAATTTCAGTATACTAATGAGGAAAAAAGCTTGCAAG ATAGCTCTTTTGATCATACACCGCGGTTATACGATGGACCCCCCATGCCCGCCTTTTGAGTGTGCACATATGTG GGGTCCTCCTTTGGTTTGTTCTTTGAAGGATTCATCTCTTCACAGCTCTCTGCGTCAACCAGCATTCGATCTCATTCACACTATTATAGTGTCTGATGCTTCTTCTTTGGTAACTTTGAAATTGAAATACCATGTACCTCTGAGTATCGATACGAGCATCTCTGCTGATTTTAATGATGAAGAAGATGAGCTTCCTTTATCCCATGATGTTGAAGAGAAGGAAAGCAGTTGTTGGAATGAGTTTAGTGTCCAGAGCAAACTTACCTCAAGGGAATGCAAGGAATGGATGTGTATTCCCATGTTATGGTTCGATGTTTTGATTGGACTGGATCCCTCTACCCTTCCCATATCATTTTCCAAGGTGGTTTTTTGGGCTCTATCTCGTTTTTCTACAGTGGAGCCTGAATCCAGTACAGAAATGACACTTTCAGTTAGAGATTGGGTGTCAGCCTATGCCGGAAAAATCTCAGCTTCATTTGGGTGGGAGACTCCAAATGGTTCGGATGATGGCGGAGGTGGGAAGGAGTCAAGAAACTCAGTTAAAGCATCAACACTGTGTATCCCTTTAATAAGAACATTCAAGAG GTGTGCTGCACACTTTGTTGTCCAAGTGGAGCAAGGTGATCTTCGTAAGCAGTGGACATGGGAACCAAGGATGGCTGAGAGCTTGATCCTTTTGCTTGTTGATCCAAATGAT AATGTCAGGCAAGTTGGTAGGGTTATTTTGGAACATGTTTCGAAGACAAGAGGGCTTTCTTCTGGGCTGCAATTTCTTTGCTCCAGTGCTTCTTCTCTGTCTGCCGTTTATTTGGGTTTGAGACATGCAATGAAACTG GTCCTTTTGGATTCTGTTTTatcaaattttcataatttgCACCATTTATTCTTCGTCATTCGCAAGCTTCTCAAGGAAGTAGTTTCCTCTCCCCAAAAGCTACCTAATAATTCAATCAATGACTCAAATAGTTCAAAGTTTCTATCTGGAGGGGGCTTTCTTCACCAACCATCCTTTGATAGTCCCATCTCTACTCCTGGATCCTTGTCAAATGCGGTGGACCTAAAGTCATGGGATAAGTTCTGTTGCTTGCTATCCGGAATTCTATGGCCTTCTATATTGAAATGCTTGGTAGAAGGGAAGGCATTTATCGAGAGTAAAACCTCCCAG aTGACATGTGTCCGTGTACTGGAGATGCTCCCTGTCATATTTGAGAGGCTCAGCTCATCTATGTTTAAGCTGTTTGGGAATTCTGAAATCTTGGCGTGCGGTGTTTATGACTTCAAATGGCTTCGTGATTTGATGGATTGGGGAAAATCATCGCTCGTGGTTTTGAGCAGACATTGGAAGCAGTGTGTGCTGTCTTTGCTAAGTTTACTTAAGGATGCGTGTTATGATTCAGCCTTCACGATAGGAGCCATTGAAAGGCTTATTTCATGTG ACACCGTTGCAATGGATGACCTGAAGGATCAAGTATCTCGCCTTTCTGTTTCATTATCAATTGAAACCGCCGATTTTGTTGAAAAGAAAACCTTAAAGCCAAAAGCTTCAGTTTTTGAAGGCTTGTCATTTGAGAGAAAAGATGCAGTTACAGCCCCTTCTTCCTATGATAACAAAGATGTGCACGTTCAGGACAAAGTAGTGAAGTCGAAATCCAGGATTGAAAATAAGGTGATCGTCCTTTCAGATGATGAGGCAGAAAATTTGGTTTGCCCCGATGTGGTCATTTTATCCTGCAGCAGATCAACTCAGGATACATCGGGTGTCAAGAAGTCAGCGGCAATTGGCATGTTACCAAATGCCGATCAGGGGAAGCCTAAGCCTATGCGAGTTACCTCTTCAAAGAATTTACTAGATGCGTTTCAGTTCACAGAAGTTGCTGGGCATGCTGGACTCCCTTCCCGGAAGCAGGACCCTGATGCACCCAAAAACAAACTGCCTTCCAAACTACCATCTTTTGGTCGAACACCTGCCTCACTTGTGCATTCAAGAGGCATAGACTATAAGAAGCAAGAAAATGACATGTCTCTGTTCCAAGATATTGCTGATTCTGCTCACAAGAACACTTATGATCGACCTGTTCATAACAAAAGTTTAGATCAGTCAGGTTCTATAAGGACTCATGTTACTAATGTGGATCCAGAGGAAAAGGATATTGTTAAGAAAGAAttaatacattatggtgagggTGATCCTTGGGAGCGTGCACTCAAAGCTGCAGGAAGTTCAAAGTTATTACTAGCAAAGTCTGTTGTCGCTGTTCCTAAACTACAACCGATAAATGATCCTTGGGAGCGTGCGCTCAAAGCTTCAGGGAGTTCGAAGGCATTACTAGCAAAGTCTGGTGTCACTGTTCCTAAACTACAAACGGTTGATgaaaagaaacaagaaaggaAAGCATGTGATGTGAGTGACACTTTCCCACCCAGAAATAATACTGATTCTGTCTTTGAGGATGTTTCTAACCAAACTGTCCATCCCAAAAGCTCTGGTCAGGCATGTACTGTAGGGAGTTCTAGGACTGATGAGGATCTAGAAACAAGGGATACTGTCATAAAAGAGTTAATATGTGATACTGAAAATGATCCTTGGGAGCGTGCACTCAAACTTGCAGCACGACCACAGTCAACAAAGCCAGGTGTCTCTGTTGCTAAACGACAGGTCATTCAACTCACAATGCCTATGGGAAACAAATCCGGCCGTTTTCAAAGGATGGATGCTGCTGTCAAAAGATTTAAACCTCCAAGGTTGGATGACTGGTATCGGCCCATTTTGGAAATAGATTACTTTTCTGCGGTGGGGTTGTCTTCTGCAAACGAAGATGAGAATGCGACTATAACCAATTTTAAAGAGGTGCCCTTGTGTTTCCTATCACCTGACCATTATATGGAAATTTTTCGGCCATTGATATTGGAAGAATTTAAAGCTCAGTTACAAAATTCGTATGTAGAGGCATCTTCAACAGAAATGTGCTGTGGCAGACTCTGCATACTGTCAGTGGAAAGGATTGATGATTTTCATCTTATTCGCTGCATTCCTGATGATGGTGAATCTGCTTCATCTAGAGGCTGTTCAGAAAATGACCTGGTTTTGCTCACCAAAACGCCTCCGCAAAGTTCCGCCCAAAATATTCATGTGATCGGAAag GTGGAGAGGCGTGAGAAAGACAATAGAAGTAGGTCGAATATTTTAGTAATCAGGTTTTATCTTCAAAATAGTTCATTGCGTTTAAATAAAGCAAAAAGGCTCCTTGTTGAACGGAGCAAATGGTATGTAAGTCGCATTATGAGCCTTACTCCTCAACTTCGAGAATTCCAGGCACTCTCATCAGTAAAGGATATTCCTATGCTCCCGGTTATCTTGAATCCTGTTGATCAATATGTCAGTTGTTCTGAATTGAAAACAATTGAATTGGGTAAGCTCTCACTGCCAATGCAGCAAGTGTTAAAGTCATCATTTAATGACCGTCAGCTCCAAGCTATCAGTGTGGCTATTGGAACTCATGATTCAAAGAAAGCTTTTGAGCTATCCCTCGTCCAGGGTCCTCCAG GTACCGGGAAGACCAAGACAATTGTTGCTATTGTGAGTGGATTGCTGGCTTTAGGTGCATCGAAAAAGAACGATTCCTCAAAAACATTTACTAGCAGTTCAAGGCCAGTAAGTACGACAGGCATAAATCCCAGAACCCAGATTAGCCAGTCTGTCGCAATAGCAAGAGCTTGGCAGGATGCAGCTTTTGCTAAACAGTTGGCTAAGGAAGGGGAAAAAAGTTCCGGATCAATTGAAAGTTCTTCAAGAGGAAGGgtgctcctttgtgctcaatcaAATGCTGCAGTGGATGAACTGGTGTCAAGAATATCTACTGATGGTCTTTATGGCAATGATGGAAAGATGTACAAACCTTACCTAGTGAGGGTTGGAAATGCAAAAACCGTTCATCCTAGTTCGCTGCCTTTCTTCATTGATACTCTGGTTGAGCAACGTTTGGCAGAAGAAAAGATGAATGGAAGTGATGCAAAAAATGATACGGACAGTGATTCTTCCATGGCACTCCGTTCTAAATTAGAAAAATTAGTTGATAGCATTCGGTTCTATGAGTCTAAACGTGCTAACTTAAGAGATGGCAATGTGGATGCGAAAAGCCTTTCAGAAGATGGGGACCTTAAAGAGGATGCCAAGCAGGAAATGTCAGATGAAGTAATTGGGGTGAAGCTCAAAGTTCTGTATGCACAAAAGAAAGCTATTTGTGTGGATCTAGCGGCTGCTCAGTCCCGAGAAAGGAGATCTTCCGAAGAAGTCAAAGCACTAAAGCACAAATTACGCAAAGCAATCTTAAGGGAAGCCGAAATAGTGATGACTACTCTCAGTGGCTGTGGTGGTGATCTTTATGGAGTTTGCTCAGAACCCATCTCTGGTTACAGATTTGGAAACCCATCTGAAGATTCTCTGTTTGATGCTGTTGTTATTGATGAAGCAGCTCAA GCTCTTGAACCGGCGACTCTGATTCCTTTACAGCTTCTAAAATCAAATGGAACCAAATGTATTATG GTTGGTGATCCAAAGCAGCTTCCTGCGACAGTTCTTTCTAATGTTGCCAGTAAATTTCTTTACGAGTGCAGCATGTTTGAGCGTTTACAAAGAGCTGGTCACCCTGTAATAATGCTTACTGAACAG TACCGGATGCACCCAGAGatctgtcaattcccttcactacacTTTTATGAAAACAAATTGGTTAATGGAAATCAGATGGGtagtaaatcagcaccatttcATGAGAGCGTGTACCTTGGACCTTATGTTTTCTTTGACGTCATTGATGGCGTAGAACAACATGGGAAGAATTCTGGTGGACTGTCCCTCTATAATGAGTCAGAGGCCAATGCTGCTGTCGAAGTACTCAGGTTTTTCAAGAAAAG GTACCCATCAGAATTTTTTGGCGGAAGAATAGGCATTATAACTCCCTACAAGAGTCAACTTTCTTTGTTGCGTTCAAGGTTTAATAATGCTTTTGGGCCTGGTGCTACTGCGGATATGGAATTCAACACTGTTGACGGATTTCAAGGACGGGAGGTTGATATACTTATACTTTCTACAGTGAGGGCTTCGGATCAGAGTGTTAAAGCTCCTGGGATCAACTCAAGAGTCATTGGCTTTGTTGCGGATGTAAGACGGATGAATGTTGCTTTGACACGGGCCAAGCTCTCATTGTGGATTGTTGGTAATTCAAGGACATTGGAGACAAATATCAACTGGGCTGCACTTCTCAACAATGCTAAAGAAAGAGATCTGGTCATATCAATGGAAAGGCCATATGAGTCCATTCTTAGGAAGCAATCATCCTCGTCCATGAGAAAACTCAGCCCGACCAGTTTGGATTCTCATTCAAGACATCTGAAGCATGCCAAAAAGGTTGAAAATAAAGGTAGACAGAGTATTAAAGAAACTGGGATCAATGCTGAATATGCTCATGAAGGGAGTACTAAAAAGTTAGACCGCAGAGGTGAAAAGCGGAAAGGGAGGCATATATCTGATTGTGATTCAAGAACTGTTAGAAAGCATAGAACGTCAGCAGACGGTGACAGTCCATCTGCAGTATTTCCTCCGCAGGACTGTGGACCTCCAAAGGATGTGAAATCAACCACGGCAGGAAGGCGCGAAGATAAAGTTGAAAAGATTGAAGAACAGCAAGGTAACTTTGCTAGTGTTGTCTGTACAGGTAAGAGGAAAGATACAAGTGAAAAATCGAGTGAGGGTATACGTGCTGATGTACAACCGGAGAAGGATGCTAGTATTAAAACTCCCAGATGGGAAGCATCAAAGACAAGATTGACATCATCTGGGCATGGTACGTCTGGTGATTTGAGTTGGAGAAACTCAAAGCTTTCACCGCCATCTAGTGAAGGTGGTCACCAAGAGAAaggtgaaaatattgaagaacaGCAAGATAACTTAGCTCGGGTTGTGCGTAGAGGTAAGGAGAAAGATACGAGCAAAAAAGTGAGAAGTCAGGGTGTATGCTCTGATCTACAATCGGAGAAGGATGCTAGTGTTAGATCTTCCAAACATGAAGGTGATGGCAAAAAGGTTGGAGAACAGCAAGCTAACTTAGCTCATGTTGTGCATACGGGTAAGGAGAAAGATACAAGTGAAAATCTGAGCAAATGCTTATGCCCTGATGTACAACTGGAGAAGGAAGCTAGTGTTAGAACTTCTAGACGGGCTGCATCGAAGAGAAAGTCAACATCTTCTGAGCGTGGTGTATCTGGTGATTCGAGTCAGAGTAACTTGAAGCTTTCACTGCCCTCTGCTGAAAGTAGTCATCAAGAGAAAGAGGTGAATGGTGGTGGTAAGGCTTCTACTCAAGCTGGTTCACCTAAAGATTTGATTGCGTTGAGGAAAAAACAACGTGAAGCCGTCGAGGCTCTTCTATCTTCTGCCCTTTTAACTTCAAAGAAGCCTGAATCTTTATCAAAGCCCGCTCCTGCCAAAAGGCCTCTTTCACCCAGTGCAGCTTCAAGAGATGTCATTAAGCCACCCAAGCCCAGCAAAG CTCAACCAAGTGCCTCAACAAACCAACCACAAGAAAGAGCAACTGGATCAGTGCGCCCTCAGAACCCTCACTCTCAAAACATGAGAAACCATTCCGCACATGAAAAGGACTTGAATGAGGCATGGGAGTCTTTCAAGGACCTGATTCGAGACTAA